Proteins from a genomic interval of Papaver somniferum cultivar HN1 chromosome 4, ASM357369v1, whole genome shotgun sequence:
- the LOC113276293 gene encoding zinc finger MYM-type protein 1-like: MRGQWNGLQALFRKECKYAYYVHCFAHRLQLALAKTAETLGPVWKFYSMLSSIVNLVTSSSHRFGDFQSAQEDEIAKRLASGELETGKGANQIGTLPPATDTRWSSHYGSVCSLIDKFEASTTIDHIGASDPKVTPKVGEAQSISEEMRSFRFVFVLHLMFKIMGITEILCQGLQKKTQDIVNAMALVSNRKVLLRELKEEGWENFITTVVKFCGAHGVETPNMEARYMMGTGRSCQQRDNITVDHHYRVDIFTATIDFQLSELDHRFPEDTMELLILSSCLDPRDSFKSFDVDSLCSLAKKFYPLDFSRQEVQEGRSLPYD; the protein is encoded by the coding sequence ATGCGTGGTCAGTGGAATGGCTTACAAGCCTTGTTTCGTAAGGAATGTAAATATGCATATTATGTTCATTGTTTTGCGCATCGCCTTCAGCTAGCACTTGCGAAAACTGCTGAAACTTTGGGTCCAGTTTGGAAATTCTATTCTATGTTATCATCAATTGTCAATCTTGTTACATCTTCTTCACATCGGTTTGGTGATTTTCAGTCTGCTCAAGAAGATGAGATTGCCAAAAGGTTAGCTAGTGGTGAACTTGAGACAGGGAAAGGGGCAAACCAAATAGGTACTTTGCCACCTGCTACTGATACCCGTTGGAGTTCCCATTATGGTTCCGTATGCAGTTTGATAGATAAGTTCGAAGCAAGCACAACTATTGACCATATTGGCGCAAGTGATCCCAAAGTGACTCCTAAAGTTGGTGAAGCACAAAGTATTTCTGAAGAAATGAGATCATTCAGGTTTGTCTTTGTCTTGCATTTGATGTTTAAGATTATGGGAATTACTGAAATATTATGCCAAGGTCTTCAAAAGAAAACACAAGACATAGTAAATGCAATGGCTCTAGTCTCAAACAGAAAAGTTTTACTTAGAGAATTAAAAGAAGAGGGATGGGAAAATTTTATTACAACTGTTGTTAAATTTTGTGGTGCACATGGTGTTGAAACACCTAATATGGAGGCTCGCTATATGATGGGTACAGGTCGTTCTTGTCAGCAACGTGATAATATCACAGTAGATCACCATTATCGTGTAGATATATTTACTGCTACAATTGATTTTCAGTTGTCAGAGTTAGATCATAGGTTTCCAGAGGACACAATGGAACTACTCATTCTTAGCTCGTGCTTGGATCCTCGGGATTCTTTTAAGTCATTCGATGTTGACAGTCTTTGTAGTCTTGCTAAGAAGTTTTATCCTCTAGATTTCAGTCGGCAAGAGGTACAAGAAGGCAGAAGCTTACCCTATGATTGA